GACATGGAACTGCAGCCACAAGTCAGTAAACTGATCGACGGGTATGTATTTGATTTCGAGTATCTTCAAAATTCTAAGATTGTTGCTTTTTATTGGGTTTCTGTTTTTCTACATCTTAGGTTTTAAACCTTTGATATTGTATTCCAATTTTGCAATTCTAAACTTTTGGCTAAAACAGACCcctcctttttctttataaCTGCATTAGACCCGTCATGAATTTATCTTTTATTGTGCTCTCTACAGAATGATAGGAATGTGGCAATCAATTGGGAAAGGTCATCGAAAGCAGCTTGAAGCCATCAAGGAGGGAAGAAGTCTTACTTTAAGGGCAAATACCAGCATGGAAAGAGATTCAAGCTTGGGAACCACACTTGAGCTCGAAACAAGACTTCTAACTTGGGCCCAACATTTTAATAGCTGGATGAATGCTCAGAAATCGTTTGTGGGTTCCTTAAACGGGTGGTTActacaatttaatattgatcATGAACCCGAAATAAACACTGATGGTGGTGAGGTTCCATTTTCCCCGGGTCAGTCCGGTGCTCCTCCAATTTTCATCATTTGCAACGATTGGCGGCGGGAAATCAATGGTGTTTCACAAGAACAAGTCACCATAGCGATGAATAAGTTCGCTCTGAAATTAAGGCAATTGCTAGAAACAGAAGATGAAATACAACGGCTTAGCAAGAACCAAGTGGATCTAGATCATAAAAAAGCTATGAAGATAGTTGAGAATGTTGGTGCAGGTACTTTAGAAGATGGTGTAATTCCTATTTTCAAGGCACTAGAGAATTTCAGCCGTGACGTTCTTAAAGCTCATAAGCATGTAAGACTACAATAAGAGGCTATTTGCGCATACTTCCAAGGCTAAGCTATGAAGCTAATTGTTATGCTTATTACCAATCCATTAGATGGTGTTAATTTTAGGACCATGTTGCTAGACTAGTGATATCGAAACTAGCATTGCTACATTTTGTTTAAATAGAATCATTTATATGCGAGACAAACCTTTTGTTCACCTATGATCAATTGCTTTCGAAACCTTTTGTTGATAATGGAAAAACCCTGTTCCCTATACGACCCGTTTCAACTATTAACTCACGGCTCTAAAAGAGTCTAACCTTGTTCAAATTGCACTTTAATTCAAAGCGACctaataatgtaaaatatatatatatatatatatatatatattcggatGTCCCTTTCTAGTTACCAAGAGACCAGATATCTGAGGATTGATCCAAATTAGTTCTAAGATTGATCCAAATTAGTTATTGAATTTTAGATACTGTAGAAAGTGTTAAATTTAAGAAACATCCAAGTAGCATTATGTCAGTAATTGAAATCTAATATGCATACTGGACATAATAGATGTACACCTACACTCCATTACAGGTGACAAGAAAAACTAATCCTTTCATCACGATCTTTAGTCTCTACTGTATAGTATGTGCCGTTCGACTATGCACCAATACTTTTACTTCCTGCGAGCCGATTGTTGTTTTTTTGCACGTTCTCTACTAAACCGGTTGTTCAAGTGTTGTTTGCCTTGTCTATGCTTTTTCCTATTTTGCTTGCGGGTAGTTTTAACTTTACAAACTGTACATCAaggtttaaacttttttttggcGGTCTCTCTTTTGGTTTCCCTATTTTCCTTTGGGGTCACCGAAATCTCCATGGATTGTTCCTTGACAGGACTTTTAATTTTTCCAAGACCAATTTCACGACCATCATTACCATCATTATTGGGTGATTTAAGTGTTGGAAAAAagatgattcgattcgagtgataaaacatctcaGATCATCATGTGGAACCTGTAAAAgtataaagcataattgctattgatttcgggttcccataacaaggtgattgagtaataatgagaTGATGAATTCGGCTgtaacatgatgcacgaattccTAAGAGAAAACCACACGAAAATTAGGAaataaccttaacttagggttaatgactctctatttataaggagagtatttacacattcaacccctttggtgtttaatgtgtgcaccattagtcctcttagtttacaatcacctaatgggaaatcctatactacgtctctaagagtaaataagcccattatatatttactagacatagggatttcagttatcgtcaattatcatatcaggaatgatacatgatcaatgacggtcacactaacgtggttccaacattaaGTGTTGTCATTTTTGTTTGGTGTTTCTTTCAAGCAAGATGTTCATTCTAACCATTCTTGGACGTGGCGCTGATTTTGCAAACATCGCAACTTCCCCCTTTGATTTCTTTGTGATAGTACTACTATCTAGACAAAACCCAAATGAACTTGAGGGTTGTGGTGGGTCTTTCCGCTTTAAGCTAGTTCGCATCACAAGGCTTTCCCTGTGACAATACATGAATTTAAGTAGTTGATTGAGGTTAACATAGATTTGTCAACATTAATTACTGTTcatgttttgaaaaaattttaCCATCCGAAAAGAGGAAAAAACAGAGTCTTTGTCTAAAGAAATGCGTTGAGAAAGGGCAGATCTATAGAACTTTTCAACGAGATAGTGCTTATTCAACTCTCTCAAAATGGAATCTTAAAACCAATTAATATAGGCCTGTCTGCCATCTACACCAGAATAAATAGAGTTTTCGAAAAAACTGCTAGTTGAGGAAGACCtcaatagatatagatagatagtaaataaataaaagtcatAGAATACTAAACGCGGCAGGGTTCATTTTAAATCACGAATTGACACGAAATTCAGGCTATTTATTGTCATTCAACTGCTACAAGATCAACAATTCGCTCAATGAGAAAATGAGTCCAATTATAAAGGATCAAACCTATGGGACTTAaggaataaaaaaagaaacggaaaaatattcatattaaattaaataagtaaataaaaatgaagtagaagaaGGATTCCAAATGAACAGCGTTCTTTTTGTATTACTTTGctctctttatatatagatttcttTCTAGTTTTCTACTttctaaattaaattaataatctaTTTGATTTAGAAATCATGAATTGCCCTCTTGCTTGCAATCTCTCTTAAAACTAATCGAGTTAAATGATATGCAAAAGTAACTGAATCCCTTTGTGACCCAGATAAAGCTAAGATGGGCTTACGCGTTACTCACCCATCCACCACTGGAAACACCACTTCCCGTCCGACTTGCATGTGTTAAGCATGCCGCCAGCGTTCATCCTGAGCCAGGATCGAACTCTCCATGAGATTCATAGTTGCATTACTTATACCTCGGAATCATTTTcagaaataagaaaaaatgcAAAAAGAGTAAGAACTACTCTACTTTCTTTATTTATCCTTGTAGTCTTAGTAGTGAATGTAGATGGGGATTCTATAGAAATCCTTCTGTCTAATCTGTGACTATCAGTTGAATTAATAAATGGATGAAAAAAATCGAAGAATTCAAAGAGCGGTTCGGgacaaagaaacaaaaaatcaaattgtATTAGACTCCTTGTCTTCTTGTAGTTGGATCTCCAAGTTTTTGGAATGCTCCAAATTCCACTTGAGCATCCAAATATGGGTCAATACCAACAAAAACATCTCTAAACAAAGTGTGAACACCATGCCAATATTTCACAAAGACTTGTCATGGTAAGGAAGAACGGAGAGTTATATGCTGCGCTCAGGAAGGATAAATCGGTCCCGAAAAGGAATCTATTGATTCTCTAAAGTAAACCATCAGATTTCAAAATAGCTCGATCTAATTCAAAAATTCCCCCAATTGAGCATGTCTCGCATATTTTTTGACAGTAACAGGATCACTATAAGGCGAATTAAAAGCTAAGTAGTGGTAATTCTAAAAAttccggggggggggggggggggggagtagAGATGTCGCCTACGTTACCCATAATATGTGGAAGTATCAACGTAATTTCATAGAGTAGAGCACGTTATAAAGAAttgatatggcagttgaatatTTGAAAAAGAGAAACTCGTTAATTTGAAGAGTTAGTTTGAGTTTGATGAACTTCTTTTCGCTTTCAGCAATTCATGGAAGAATGTTGCAgaataaactaatttaaaaatgGGATAACATGCTCGATAAGGCATGAGTTCTAATATCATAAGTGTTTCTTCTTAGGAATGCCCACGAATTTGATCAATAACCCTTCGCGCTTTGTGAGCAGGAAGTTTCTTTTGACGATATCGTATATAAAGATTACGACTTCATTTAGAAAAACTCTTAATATCgtaagagaagaaaaagaatctGACGCCCAAAGAGTCCCATTTCTTTTTGGTCAGACCAAGCAAGCTAGGTTTTCAAATTGattcagagaaaaaaaaaactcttttcatCATCAGAAACAACCTTATTTCCGACCTCTTGCATTGCATTACCATAacgaaaagataaaataattcaagtatttttttttcagaaAGCAAACGATGCGATCCGTTGTTCTGTCAATCTATTTGAGCAAGAAAGAAAAGCTTGTGTTTAAGAAATCATATAAGATGTGGTTTATCTAACTTCCTCATAGCACTTGAATACATGGCTTctacaaaatttcatttttataccGCAAAATGTATCTTGCAAACACAATCCCAAACACCTCGTTAACCAACCATCTGACCAACGCTTAAAAAACCATACTAAGAGGATTATCAGCCAGATAATAATCTCTCAAAAGCAGGCTAACACAACCTAATTCGGATGTTTACTAGCTACTGACAATTATTTGATTTATCACCGTAAAAATATCGTAAAACTACATTACTCGGACTAAAAGAACTATACACAGTAACCCAAATATTTACACCATATACCTTTTTACCCAAAGCGCTTAAGTCGCAACAGATCCATCATTAATATCAATCTATCAATAAAAGAAATTGGACAGTTAATTTAATACCATTGGTTATTCTTGTCatatgtaatataattattgtaactaataacaagaaaaaataaaaatggacaaGATGAATGTGAAAACTTACGTGTTTAACCTTTACTATGATAGTATGGTTGactccaaaaaaaaaaccataagtTACATTCTCACAAAATGAAAGCGTCTTTGCACTAATTTTGACCAATACCTATAACAATGATAATTCATTTTCAAATCTGAATTATCATAAACTCGAATCAAAAACCATAATTCACACGCCATCGAAAGATATATGGCACCAATCGTATTATTCGGATGATATGAGCTCAAAATTAGGAACTTGAAAAATTGAAATGGCAATACTACTACAAAGCCTAGATTCAAAGATTAAACACGATTATATTGCCATTGGATAGCaaaaatatgaaacaaaaagCTATAATTTAAATTCCAAGTATGGTTTTATCCTACCTGAAACTCTATGCTTTTAAACGGGCACGACAGAATTATAATGCTCACCGAGCCCAAATGCATGCTTATGGTAAGACAACATAATACTTGAGCTTGCAGAGTCACTAGATTTGTACTCCTTTCCCATTTCCACATCAGGAAAAGACCCAGAAAATATCATGATATGTTTCTTCAAGCAATGCGTCAGTGCACCGAGTTCAAGTTGACCACCCCAAGCAGCTGTTGACTCCACTTCATTGCAGTAACTTTCAAACCTTTTCTCTACAACAGAATCATCATAATCCCCATCTGTAACAGTTTCCGAGAgaaaaaatggaagaaaatCAGAAGGATTTTTCCTCATATAATCAGCCACCATTTTTCTAAGTTCTTGAAATGTATAGAACGGTGAGCCTTTGACTTTCAGCTGATTTTCAACAGCCCGATATAGACAATGACCATCTGGTTTGATTTCATTAATGATTAAACCGCGGGGTTCAAGCTTTTTCTCTAATCTTTCATCTTCAACCATACGGTCACTTACAATATTGCTTTGTTCTTCTTGTATCCTTTGCTCCCGGGCAGCTTCCTCTTGGGCtcgtttttcttttctttttgcacTTTTAGAAGGTTTTGCATGCTCTGTTTGGTTGGTAACAGAGACCCCAGCTATGGCTTTTGCCAAAATATCAATATTGTTTTCTTTGATATCTCCACTGGTAGTGGTGCTAGCATAGCCTACAGAAGCTAGTTCGGCGACCTGTTTTCCTTTAAGCTCAGTGATGAGTTGAGAGATCTGTTCTTCCACTTGTTTCTTCTTAGCTTTTTGTTCAGCTTTACTTCCTTTTGCAGCTGCTTTTTTTAGTGCAATTTCCCTGTTCTGTAGCTGGCTGATCTCTTTCCTGTAATTAATTTAGTAAATTGCATATCTTGTTGAAAGGTCTTCATAAAAAGACGTAGTCACAGTTTGGATCAAATAATAGGTAATTAGGTTGATCTGGGAAATATTTGGCCTTTAAcgggtcaaaatttaaattttaaagctaaaagcaaaaatgggttgaaagtcacACTATGTGTATCCACAATGTACATAAAGGCCAACAATGATTTAATTCATTGAATGATATAAAATCATATGTAAAAGAGTAATCGCTTGTTAAATTCATGGatagaaaaaacataaaaaagataatatggTTCATCCCGAcccatacaaaaaaaatttgcCACCTGGAATCCGGATTCATATAACTTGCAAAACGGTTTTAGAAAATAGTTTACCTATGCCTTGAGAGCATCTCCTCGCGGGTTTCTGTTTCTACTTGAATTTCTTTAGTCTCTTTTTCCTCCAATCCTTGAGTACTTTCCATTTTACAAAACTCTGAAACAATAACAAAGAAAATACAAGCTAAGGTTCTAGAATTCTAGTACAGAAAGTTATAAAGggaaaaaccgaacaaaatgaaggcatataatcatatatttaaGGAAGTAAAGGCTTTTGATAGCTGATAGAGGTCTTAAAGTTAGGATATCACATTATGAAGTATCTTATTCTCTATAGAAGACAGAAACGCAAACTAAGGTAAAGGGAGAGAACGAAACGGATAATATCTATATACCATCACATacagattaaaaaaacaaagtgAGTAAAACATTCAATCTCCAGTCTACTAGCCTATTTAGATGGGCTTCTGGCTAGAGGTCGCAAAAATTAATGAACCAATCTGTCAAGTTGCTTCTTCATACCAATCTACTTGCTGAATCAGAATTACAACAATTTCTAAATATGCTAGAATCAGCAATGAATGAACCAATCATTATTTATCCTGAGAAACACCTTAGCATAATAAGAGTGATGTGCCCTAAACAAAACTATAAGAAGGTGCATCATAATTGGTACTTCATTCTGTCTATTACAGTGAAAAAGAGTAGCCACAAACTCAAAACATATCTCCATTCAATTGTATCTTCTGGTAGACTAAAGCAAAAACTGTATGATTGGTTATTTATCATGAAAATGCATATTTTTACtcgaaaaataaacaaatacacATGAACTGCCTCCATATAGAACGACAAATCATGCAGACCACCAACCCGCTTTAACGTTTccagaaagaaaacacaaaagataCAAAAGCAATATACTACATTCAACTTCTAAAATGCTATGCTTTCAAAATTTAGGACAATTCTGCAACAAAAAATAGCAAGTAGACTACTAGCTCGATATCTACCCTACTTGGCATTTGTTATGGCAACATGGTAACCCCTGATACACTTTttcattcttatttttctttctattcCGATTTATGCACTTGGATCTTGGCTTATATACTTTTGGATTATATCCAGCTTATGGGTCCCCGACTTGAAGTCTGTAGCATCATGAAAGTCTGTACTTTCATTTTGCCGATTTCGCCTTATAAAAGAAGGTAGATTACTGGCATAAATCTTACTTATATACGTAACGAAAACGCATAACTTGTTAATATTCAAACAAAACTCTTACTTATAGTTATCTAGCTTAAAAATAACAGATAAGTCCAAAATATAGCTATATATTCACATTCTGGAATCAAAATTGGCACTATAAATTTTCCCCaaaaaagttcaaattttgCAACAATTTCTAAAGCAAAAAGCtaataaaaccctaattgaaAACCTGATGATAAAAGCCAACTCAAATTGGTACTGAAATTCAATTTAGTGGGAAATTAGCAACAAATTAGGGTTCTAATATCTTAAATTAAGAGAAAGAGATGATTCATTATGttgaattaaatattaattacattAGGAATAGGAAGAAAAAGATATTGGGTACCTTCTTTTAGGGTTTAAATAAGTGAACAGCAAAGTAACACTGcggaataaaaacaatattattaccAGGGTTTTATGGGTATCATATTGTTCGTAAAATACTTTCATTTTATACTTGCATGAATTTAttgtatttgatatattttataagtaaaTATTACTACGTTATAAAAAGAACATctcaaagttatatgaaaaaattgtttaaactTTTGTGTAATTATGATATTAGCTctaatatcttttaaaataactcTATTAATTATTTACATCAATGAGTTACATCACTTAACGTCGTCTCTATCACCAATAATCGTCTCACCACCACACCATCACATCCATAATCACTGTCGAATTGTTTGGGTACCCTAATAGcttaacatttaataaaaagtattatctttttaaaaaaatataaggtAAGTACAAAAGGTATATATTTTTAGGCATTTAATATCtctttgatataaaaagtagtATAATTTTTTGTCAATAGGTTGGTGGCCCATTAGTAAGGTTCTAGACCTTCGGGAAATCTATCAGGTTTGGATCACACATTCTACATTTGTAGCACTAGATTATTAAGGGGTGTTTTGAGAGTCTTGAGTTTCATCGCATGCATGCATGATTCGAGCTGATCTGCATATTGCCCAATTGAATGTTACTTTAGTGTCTCGAATATTAACTATCAACTATTAACTCGTCGTTCAACAcacacatattaattttatttaacattttttttattattatataacctAGTGGTATCTTGATGGTGAGATAAGACTTGGTGATCATAAGATCATGGGTTCAAAACTCACATATGGGGTTTTCTCACATTTATTGAGTTTCTTCTTGAATTGGTGTATTGACATTATTGTCTGAAGGGGATATGATGAGGTGGTACCCTGGTGGCACGATAATACTCCAGTGGTCCGTCAGTGATCTAAATTTGTCgttcaaaaaggaaagaaagaaagaaattatatatatgggaatataaggttgtcgggtatctaagcttaggtgtggaacactcacatattgtttttttaattcataaaaatcatcggGCCATATGCATTtgttcattaaacaataaataataaaatattagtatgtgaagggttAGAGGGGGGACattgtagctaaaagtactctCTTAATGTATAAGGTACAAGTTTCTATTGCAAAACCAAAATAATTAACGGCTTTAACGATCATTAAGTGTTGCTTGACTAACTAACAGTAGTTACAAAAGGGATTTAACGAAGATTGTTTATAACTTTaagttttctaacttttgtaaCCAAAGTTTTGCTTTAGTAACTCTTTGCCagataactttttgtttttaagtttttccaTCAAAAGtatatttctttcttatttttaccacataatttttactttttaaatttttgccactgaattttttttatttatttacattttactttttactttttgccaaatgacttttgttttttaaactttcgccacacaaactttatttttaagtttaagttttttagcttttgtaatttttttcacataactttgtttttttaaagtCTCGTTCCGaaagtttttcttttgctttttacCACATAAATTTTGTTACctaagtttcatttttttttacttttgaccaCATCGTTTACTTTCTTAACTTTTGCCatacaaattttgtttttcggcttaatattttataacttttgtcgCGAGAGTTTTGTTTTCTCTTATGGCAACCCTCCGATAGAAATAGTTGTACGGAAGTAAAAATAATAGTTATAGATACGGAAAGTAGAGGTCTTATATACAACAACTTCCTATATTTTCAAGACACGTTATTACTTACTATAATAAAGTAAATGGGTGTGAATATTAATTTTTGTCCTCATCTGCATTTATGGaataaataatacatatgtAAACAGCAAATAAAAGCATGAGTTTGGTTTAGTGGTAAAGACCTTGCCTATTAAAGGAATGGTCCGTGGTTCGACTCCTCCCCcgaaaatgtttttaaattcatttattttttaaaatttacatctTTAACCCacaaaa
The sequence above is drawn from the Erigeron canadensis isolate Cc75 chromosome 4, C_canadensis_v1, whole genome shotgun sequence genome and encodes:
- the LOC122596429 gene encoding OVARIAN TUMOR DOMAIN-containing deubiquitinating enzyme 5-like, whose protein sequence is MESTQGLEEKETKEIQVETETREEMLSRHRKEISQLQNREIALKKAAAKGSKAEQKAKKKQVEEQISQLITELKGKQVAELASVGYASTTTSGDIKENNIDILAKAIAGVSVTNQTEHAKPSKSAKRKEKRAQEEAAREQRIQEEQSNIVSDRMVEDERLEKKLEPRGLIINEIKPDGHCLYRAVENQLKVKGSPFYTFQELRKMVADYMRKNPSDFLPFFLSETVTDGDYDDSVVEKRFESYCNEVESTAAWGGQLELGALTHCLKKHIMIFSGSFPDVEMGKEYKSSDSASSSIMLSYHKHAFGLGEHYNSVVPV